CGAATACTTCCACGGCGACAACGGGCGGGGCTGCGGAGCCAGCCATCAGACTGGCTGGACCGCGCTCATCACGCGGATGCTGTGGGACCTGCCGCGAACGGTAAAGAGCGCACGCGCAAAGCCAAAGCCCACCAAAACCGCCAGGCGTACGAGTTGAGCTACGGCTGCGCGCGGCGAGTCGCAATCAGGTCGACTCGCGCAGTTAACCGTTCCATTCGAGTCTTCGCAGAGGCCGCGAATGCCCGGCAACGACTAAACTACCCACCCAGCCTGGCGCCGGGTCAAAATCTGCAAACGACCAATTCTGATGCGCTGCCGGATCGGAATCGTCGCGGATTAGACGCGGCGAATCGCCCAGCGCCACGCTGACACTGAATGACGCCAGTGGCCGCGACAATCCGCATCCAGTCGCCTTCAAATAGGCCTCCTTGCGGGTCCAGGCCCGATAGAAGGCAACGGCCTGCT
The DNA window shown above is from Pirellulales bacterium and carries:
- a CDS encoding 4'-phosphopantetheinyl transferase superfamily protein produces the protein QAVAFYRAWTRKEAYLKATGCGLSRPLASFSVSVALGDSPRLIRDDSDPAAHQNWSFADFDPAPGWVGSLVVAGHSRPLRRLEWNG